The window TTCGGAAATTCCGGAAACGACCCGGAATCGCTTATGCGGTGTCCGTACTGACGTAGTAACCAGCCGACGGACAGCAGCCGCGCGCGCCCCCTGGTCCTACACAGTGGCGCGCCCGGCACGTCCGCGGTCCCACGGATGTGAGACCATGACGCACCTAGTACGCACTCAGTGTAAGAGTACCGGATTCTGTAACTACAGCGATACGCTCGTCTCGGACGATACCTCGAGTCGCAACTGCGCCGACGTGGCTCCGGTGGGGGGATCGGCATGAGCGACGATTTACAGCCGCTTTCGCCGGAGAAGGGCGTCGAGCGGTTCCTACGGCATCACAAGCCCAGTGTCCGAGAGACGTCGTTCCGAAACGCCAAGCACCGCCTGTCGGTATTTCTCGAGTGGTGTGACGAGCGGGAGATCGAGAACCTGAACGACCTCGACGGTCGCATGCTCGCTGATTTCGTCGACTGGCGACGGAACGATGTCGCACCGATCACGCTCCAGAAACAGCTGAGTAGCGTCCGCCAGGCGCTTCGCTGGTGGGCCGATATCGAAGCGGTCACCGACGGACTCGCGGAGAAACTCCACGCACCGGAACTCCCCGACGGGGCGCAGTCCAAGGACGTATTTCTGGACCCCCAGCGGGCACGTGCGGTGCTCGAGTACTTCGATCGGCACCACTACGGGTCTCGCGAACACGCACTGATTGCGCTCCTCTGGCGAACGGGTATGCGCCGAAGTGCGGCTCGATCGATCGACGTCGACGACCTCGAGCCCGACGAACACGCAGTCCGTGTCGAGCACCGACCCGAGACCGGAACGACGCTGAAGAACGGGGAGGACGGCAACCGTTGGGTCTATCTCGGCCCGGAGTGGTTCGCAGTTCTCACCGCGTATCGGGACAACCCCGATAGACCGAAGGTCACCGACGAACACGGCCGTCGGCCGCTGTTTACTACTCAGCAGGGAACCCGGCCGACCGGAGACACGCTTTACAAGTGGGTACTTCGAGCGTTACACCCCTGCACCTACGACGAATGTCTTCACGGGGAAACGCCGGACTCCTGTGAGGCTCGCGGTCGTGCCGCTCGGCTGGCACAGTGTCCGTCAGCGCGCTCTCCCCACGCGATTCGACGTGGTGCGATCACCCAC of the Halobiforma lacisalsi AJ5 genome contains:
- a CDS encoding tyrosine-type recombinase/integrase, translated to MSDDLQPLSPEKGVERFLRHHKPSVRETSFRNAKHRLSVFLEWCDEREIENLNDLDGRMLADFVDWRRNDVAPITLQKQLSSVRQALRWWADIEAVTDGLAEKLHAPELPDGAQSKDVFLDPQRARAVLEYFDRHHYGSREHALIALLWRTGMRRSAARSIDVDDLEPDEHAVRVEHRPETGTTLKNGEDGNRWVYLGPEWFAVLTAYRDNPDRPKVTDEHGRRPLFTTQQGTRPTGDTLYKWVLRALHPCTYDECLHGETPDSCEARGRAARLAQCPSARSPHAIRRGAITHHLNQDTTPEVVSERMDVSLEVLYEHYDARTEREKMEVRRENLP